The proteins below come from a single Kryptolebias marmoratus isolate JLee-2015 linkage group LG12, ASM164957v2, whole genome shotgun sequence genomic window:
- the med15 gene encoding mediator of RNA polymerase II transcription subunit 15 isoform X1 — translation MEVPGSDSDWRSPQFRQKVVAQIEDAMRKAGTGNTTHKSGTDMENHVYMKAKTREEYLSLVARLIIHFRDIHRKALGGSDPMNALTNLTGVGGGPGAIGMGPRPAGAPVGGMGAMGPMQIGQHAMAGVTGNPQAIGAPGQLTIQQMVQQQQQQQQTMQFQQFQQQQQQQQQQQQQQQQQQQQQQQQQQQQQQQQQQQQQQQQQNVAMQQQFQQQQQLRAQQLHQQQNQQLQNQQIHNRMHQQQQLMLQQAQAQAQAQAQAQAQAQAQAQAQAQAQAQAQAQAQAQAQAQAQAQAQAQAQAQAQTIQQMVQQQVQPAQMPPHSQQQQPGMVPQSLAGPMTSTQHVTINSLSQQPQLKFPQPRAALPPQQAQQAAAQAQLNAAAAAAAAAAAAAAAAAANTAGPGQMVRPPMQNLIRLPRAAPNAAAPPAGMAGQTPQVQVQQHAMMSSPSPVQVPTPQMLPPPQPSPQPPSSQPNSVSSGPTPSPGGFQPSPSPQPSPSPASSRTPQPSHGVSSPGPLNTPGNPSSVMSPAGATSLEDQQYMEKLKQLSKYIEPLRRMINKIDKNEDRKKDLSKMKSLLNILTDPNIRCPLKTLQKCEIALEKLKNDMAVPTPPPPPVPTKQQYLCQPLLDAVMANIRSPVFNHSLYRTFAPAMSAIHGPPITGPNISGRKRKHEEDERQTIPNILQGEVARLDVKFLVNLDPSFCSNNGTVHLICKLDDKNLPSVPPLQLSVPADYPDQSPHWADDGEQYGANSFLQTVHRNMTSKLLQLPDKHSVTELLNTWAQSVRQACLSAA, via the exons ATGGAGGTTCCTGGATCGGACAGTGACTGGAGGAGCCCGCAGTTCCGACAGAAAGTCGTGGCTCAGAT TGAAGACGCCATGAGGAAGGCAGGAACCGGAAACACCACACACAAGTCCGGTACCGACATGGAGAACCACGTCTACATGAAAGCCAAAACCAGA GAGGAGTATTTATCTCTGGTGGCGAGGCTCATCATCCACTTCAGAGACATCC ACAGGAAGGCTCTGGGAGGATCAG ATCCCATGAATGCCCTGACTAACCTGACAGGGGTTGGAGGGGGCCCGGGCGCCATTGGCATGGGGCCTCGCCCCGCCGGGGCTCCGGTGGGTGGCATGGGGGCCATGGGGCCGATGCAGATAGGCCAGCATGCCATGGCAGGGGTGACTGGAAACCCACAAGCCA TAGGAGCTCCAGGGCAGCTGACTATCCAGCAGAtggtccagcagcagcagcagcagcagcagaccaTGCAGTTCCAGcagttccagcagcagcagcagcaacaacaacaacaacaacaacaacaacagcagcagcagcaacagcagcagcaacaacaacaacaacaacaacaacaacaacagcaacaacagcagcagcagcagcagaacgtGGCCATGCAGCAGcagttccagcagcagcagcagctcagagccCAGCAGCTGCACCAgcaacagaaccagcagctgcagaaccaG CAGATACATAACAGGatgcatcagcagcagcagctgatgctACAGCAGGCCCAGGCCCAGGCCCAGGCTCAGGCTCAGGCTCAGGCTCAGGCTCAGGCTCAGGCTCAGGCCCAGGCCCAGGCTCAGGCCCAGGCCCAGGCCCAGGCCCAGGCTCAGGCCCAGGCTCAGGCTCAGGCCCAGGCCCAGGCCCAGGCCCAGGCCCAGGCCCAGACCATTCAGCAGATGGTCCAGCAGCAGGTCCAGCCGGCCCAGATGCCTCCACactctcagcagcagcagcccggCATGGTTCCTCAGTCTCTGGCTGGACCGATGACATCAACTCAGCATGTTACTATCAACTCTCTGAGCCAGCAGCCGCAGCTGAAGTTCCCG cagCCCCGTGCAGCCTTACCACCGCAGCAAGCCCAGCAGGCTGCAGCTCAGGCGCAGCTcaacgccgccgccgccgctgccgccgccgctgccgccgccgctgccgccgccgcagCCAATACGGCCGGACCTGGACAG ATGGTTCGACCTCCGATGCAGAATCTGATCCGGCTGCCCCGAGCCGCTCCGAACGCCGCCGCCCCCCCCGCTGGGATGGCAGGACAGACGCCGCAGGTTCAG GTGCAGCAGCACGCCATGATGTCATCGCCCTCACCTGTGCAGGTGCCCACGCCGCAGATGCTGCCGCCTCCCCAGCCGTCGCCGCAGCCCCCCTCCTCCCAGCCCAACTCGGTCAG CTCGGGTCCGACGCCGTCTCCGGGGGGGTTCCAGCCCAGCCCGTCCCCCCAACCCTCCCCCAGCCCGGCCTCCTCCAGAACCCCCCAGCCGAGCCACGGCGTGTCCTCACCTGGACCGCTCAATACTCCAG gtaACCCCAGCTCGGTGATGAGCCCGGCCGGCGCCACGTCTCTGGAGGACCAGCAGTACATGGAGAAACTCAAACAGCTCTCCAAGTACATCGAGCCACTTCGCCGGATGATCAACAAGATCGACAAGAACGAAG acAGGAAGAAGGACCTGAGTAAGATGAAGAGTCTGCTGAACATCCTGACCGATCCAAACATCAG GTGTCCTCTGAAGACGCTGCAGAAATGTGAGATTGCtttagagaagctgaagaacgacATGGCCGTG CCGACTCCGCCCCCTCCGCCGGTTCCCACCAAGCAGCAGTATCTCTGCCAGCCGCTGCTGGACGCCGTCATGGCCAACATCCGCTCTCCGGTCTTCAACCACTCCCTGTACCGAACCTTCGCCCCCGCCATGAGCGCCATCCACGGGCCGCCCATCAC GGGCCCCAACATCTccgggaggaagaggaagcacGAGGAAGACGAGCGGCAGACCATTCCCAACATCCTGCAGGGGGAGGTGGCTCGCCTGGACGTCAAGTTCCTGGTCAACCTGGACCCGTCGTTCTGCAGCAACAACGGAACCGTCCACCTCATCTGCAAGCTGG atgatAAAAACCTTCCCAGCGTTCCACCTCTCCAGCTCAGCGTTCCTGCCGACTACCCGGATCAGAGCCCGCACTGGGCCGATGACGGAGAGCAGTACG GTGCGAACAGCTTCCTGCAGACGGTCCACAGAAACATGACgtccaaactgctgcagctgccgGACAAACACTCGGTGACGGAGCTGCTGAACACCTGGGCTCAGAGCGTCCGGCAGGCCTGCCTGTCTGCAGCCTGA
- the med15 gene encoding mediator of RNA polymerase II transcription subunit 15 isoform X2, producing the protein MEVPGSDSDWRSPQFRQKVVAQIEDAMRKAGTGNTTHKSGTDMENHVYMKAKTREEYLSLVARLIIHFRDIHRKALGGSDPMNALTNLTGVGGGPGAIGMGPRPAGAPVGGMGAMGPMQIGQHAMAGVTGNPQAIGAPGQLTIQQMVQQQQQQQQTMQFQQFQQQQQQQQQQQQQQQQQQQQQQQQQQQQQQQQQQQQQQQQQNVAMQQQFQQQQQLRAQQLHQQQNQQLQNQQIHNRMHQQQQLMLQQAQAQAQAQAQAQAQAQAQAQAQAQAQAQAQAQAQAQAQAQAQAQAQAQAQAQAQTIQQMVQQQVQPAQMPPHSQQQQPGMVPQSLAGPMTSTQHVTINSLSQQPQLKFPPRAALPPQQAQQAAAQAQLNAAAAAAAAAAAAAAAAAANTAGPGQMVRPPMQNLIRLPRAAPNAAAPPAGMAGQTPQVQVQQHAMMSSPSPVQVPTPQMLPPPQPSPQPPSSQPNSVSSGPTPSPGGFQPSPSPQPSPSPASSRTPQPSHGVSSPGPLNTPGNPSSVMSPAGATSLEDQQYMEKLKQLSKYIEPLRRMINKIDKNEDRKKDLSKMKSLLNILTDPNIRCPLKTLQKCEIALEKLKNDMAVPTPPPPPVPTKQQYLCQPLLDAVMANIRSPVFNHSLYRTFAPAMSAIHGPPITGPNISGRKRKHEEDERQTIPNILQGEVARLDVKFLVNLDPSFCSNNGTVHLICKLDDKNLPSVPPLQLSVPADYPDQSPHWADDGEQYGANSFLQTVHRNMTSKLLQLPDKHSVTELLNTWAQSVRQACLSAA; encoded by the exons ATGGAGGTTCCTGGATCGGACAGTGACTGGAGGAGCCCGCAGTTCCGACAGAAAGTCGTGGCTCAGAT TGAAGACGCCATGAGGAAGGCAGGAACCGGAAACACCACACACAAGTCCGGTACCGACATGGAGAACCACGTCTACATGAAAGCCAAAACCAGA GAGGAGTATTTATCTCTGGTGGCGAGGCTCATCATCCACTTCAGAGACATCC ACAGGAAGGCTCTGGGAGGATCAG ATCCCATGAATGCCCTGACTAACCTGACAGGGGTTGGAGGGGGCCCGGGCGCCATTGGCATGGGGCCTCGCCCCGCCGGGGCTCCGGTGGGTGGCATGGGGGCCATGGGGCCGATGCAGATAGGCCAGCATGCCATGGCAGGGGTGACTGGAAACCCACAAGCCA TAGGAGCTCCAGGGCAGCTGACTATCCAGCAGAtggtccagcagcagcagcagcagcagcagaccaTGCAGTTCCAGcagttccagcagcagcagcagcaacaacaacaacaacaacaacaacaacagcagcagcagcaacagcagcagcaacaacaacaacaacaacaacaacaacaacagcaacaacagcagcagcagcagcagaacgtGGCCATGCAGCAGcagttccagcagcagcagcagctcagagccCAGCAGCTGCACCAgcaacagaaccagcagctgcagaaccaG CAGATACATAACAGGatgcatcagcagcagcagctgatgctACAGCAGGCCCAGGCCCAGGCCCAGGCTCAGGCTCAGGCTCAGGCTCAGGCTCAGGCTCAGGCTCAGGCCCAGGCCCAGGCTCAGGCCCAGGCCCAGGCCCAGGCCCAGGCTCAGGCCCAGGCTCAGGCTCAGGCCCAGGCCCAGGCCCAGGCCCAGGCCCAGGCCCAGACCATTCAGCAGATGGTCCAGCAGCAGGTCCAGCCGGCCCAGATGCCTCCACactctcagcagcagcagcccggCATGGTTCCTCAGTCTCTGGCTGGACCGATGACATCAACTCAGCATGTTACTATCAACTCTCTGAGCCAGCAGCCGCAGCTGAAGTTCCCG CCCCGTGCAGCCTTACCACCGCAGCAAGCCCAGCAGGCTGCAGCTCAGGCGCAGCTcaacgccgccgccgccgctgccgccgccgctgccgccgccgctgccgccgccgcagCCAATACGGCCGGACCTGGACAG ATGGTTCGACCTCCGATGCAGAATCTGATCCGGCTGCCCCGAGCCGCTCCGAACGCCGCCGCCCCCCCCGCTGGGATGGCAGGACAGACGCCGCAGGTTCAG GTGCAGCAGCACGCCATGATGTCATCGCCCTCACCTGTGCAGGTGCCCACGCCGCAGATGCTGCCGCCTCCCCAGCCGTCGCCGCAGCCCCCCTCCTCCCAGCCCAACTCGGTCAG CTCGGGTCCGACGCCGTCTCCGGGGGGGTTCCAGCCCAGCCCGTCCCCCCAACCCTCCCCCAGCCCGGCCTCCTCCAGAACCCCCCAGCCGAGCCACGGCGTGTCCTCACCTGGACCGCTCAATACTCCAG gtaACCCCAGCTCGGTGATGAGCCCGGCCGGCGCCACGTCTCTGGAGGACCAGCAGTACATGGAGAAACTCAAACAGCTCTCCAAGTACATCGAGCCACTTCGCCGGATGATCAACAAGATCGACAAGAACGAAG acAGGAAGAAGGACCTGAGTAAGATGAAGAGTCTGCTGAACATCCTGACCGATCCAAACATCAG GTGTCCTCTGAAGACGCTGCAGAAATGTGAGATTGCtttagagaagctgaagaacgacATGGCCGTG CCGACTCCGCCCCCTCCGCCGGTTCCCACCAAGCAGCAGTATCTCTGCCAGCCGCTGCTGGACGCCGTCATGGCCAACATCCGCTCTCCGGTCTTCAACCACTCCCTGTACCGAACCTTCGCCCCCGCCATGAGCGCCATCCACGGGCCGCCCATCAC GGGCCCCAACATCTccgggaggaagaggaagcacGAGGAAGACGAGCGGCAGACCATTCCCAACATCCTGCAGGGGGAGGTGGCTCGCCTGGACGTCAAGTTCCTGGTCAACCTGGACCCGTCGTTCTGCAGCAACAACGGAACCGTCCACCTCATCTGCAAGCTGG atgatAAAAACCTTCCCAGCGTTCCACCTCTCCAGCTCAGCGTTCCTGCCGACTACCCGGATCAGAGCCCGCACTGGGCCGATGACGGAGAGCAGTACG GTGCGAACAGCTTCCTGCAGACGGTCCACAGAAACATGACgtccaaactgctgcagctgccgGACAAACACTCGGTGACGGAGCTGCTGAACACCTGGGCTCAGAGCGTCCGGCAGGCCTGCCTGTCTGCAGCCTGA
- the med15 gene encoding mediator of RNA polymerase II transcription subunit 15 isoform X3, whose translation MEVPGSDSDWRSPQFRQKVVAQIEDAMRKAGTGNTTHKSGTDMENHVYMKAKTREEYLSLVARLIIHFRDIHRKALGGSDPMNALTNLTGVGGGPGAIGMGPRPAGAPVGGMGAMGPMQIGQHAMAGVTGNPQAIGAPGQLTIQQMVQQQQQQQQTMQFQQFQQQQQQQQQQQQQQQQQQQQQQQQQQQQQQQQQQQQQQQQQNVAMQQQFQQQQQLRAQQLHQQQNQQLQNQQIHNRMHQQQQLMLQQAQAQAQAQAQAQAQAQAQAQAQAQAQAQAQAQAQAQAQAQAQAQAQAQAQAQAQTIQQMVQQQVQPAQMPPHSQQQQPGMVPQSLAGPMTSTQHVTINSLSQQPQLKFPQPRAALPPQQAQQAAAQAQLNAAAAAAAAAAAAAAAAAANTAGPGQMVRPPMQNLIRLPRAAPNAAAPPAGMAGQTPQVQQHAMMSSPSPVQVPTPQMLPPPQPSPQPPSSQPNSVSSGPTPSPGGFQPSPSPQPSPSPASSRTPQPSHGVSSPGPLNTPGNPSSVMSPAGATSLEDQQYMEKLKQLSKYIEPLRRMINKIDKNEDRKKDLSKMKSLLNILTDPNIRCPLKTLQKCEIALEKLKNDMAVPTPPPPPVPTKQQYLCQPLLDAVMANIRSPVFNHSLYRTFAPAMSAIHGPPITGPNISGRKRKHEEDERQTIPNILQGEVARLDVKFLVNLDPSFCSNNGTVHLICKLDDKNLPSVPPLQLSVPADYPDQSPHWADDGEQYGANSFLQTVHRNMTSKLLQLPDKHSVTELLNTWAQSVRQACLSAA comes from the exons ATGGAGGTTCCTGGATCGGACAGTGACTGGAGGAGCCCGCAGTTCCGACAGAAAGTCGTGGCTCAGAT TGAAGACGCCATGAGGAAGGCAGGAACCGGAAACACCACACACAAGTCCGGTACCGACATGGAGAACCACGTCTACATGAAAGCCAAAACCAGA GAGGAGTATTTATCTCTGGTGGCGAGGCTCATCATCCACTTCAGAGACATCC ACAGGAAGGCTCTGGGAGGATCAG ATCCCATGAATGCCCTGACTAACCTGACAGGGGTTGGAGGGGGCCCGGGCGCCATTGGCATGGGGCCTCGCCCCGCCGGGGCTCCGGTGGGTGGCATGGGGGCCATGGGGCCGATGCAGATAGGCCAGCATGCCATGGCAGGGGTGACTGGAAACCCACAAGCCA TAGGAGCTCCAGGGCAGCTGACTATCCAGCAGAtggtccagcagcagcagcagcagcagcagaccaTGCAGTTCCAGcagttccagcagcagcagcagcaacaacaacaacaacaacaacaacaacagcagcagcagcaacagcagcagcaacaacaacaacaacaacaacaacaacaacagcaacaacagcagcagcagcagcagaacgtGGCCATGCAGCAGcagttccagcagcagcagcagctcagagccCAGCAGCTGCACCAgcaacagaaccagcagctgcagaaccaG CAGATACATAACAGGatgcatcagcagcagcagctgatgctACAGCAGGCCCAGGCCCAGGCCCAGGCTCAGGCTCAGGCTCAGGCTCAGGCTCAGGCTCAGGCTCAGGCCCAGGCCCAGGCTCAGGCCCAGGCCCAGGCCCAGGCCCAGGCTCAGGCCCAGGCTCAGGCTCAGGCCCAGGCCCAGGCCCAGGCCCAGGCCCAGGCCCAGACCATTCAGCAGATGGTCCAGCAGCAGGTCCAGCCGGCCCAGATGCCTCCACactctcagcagcagcagcccggCATGGTTCCTCAGTCTCTGGCTGGACCGATGACATCAACTCAGCATGTTACTATCAACTCTCTGAGCCAGCAGCCGCAGCTGAAGTTCCCG cagCCCCGTGCAGCCTTACCACCGCAGCAAGCCCAGCAGGCTGCAGCTCAGGCGCAGCTcaacgccgccgccgccgctgccgccgccgctgccgccgccgctgccgccgccgcagCCAATACGGCCGGACCTGGACAG ATGGTTCGACCTCCGATGCAGAATCTGATCCGGCTGCCCCGAGCCGCTCCGAACGCCGCCGCCCCCCCCGCTGGGATGGCAGGACAGACGCCGCAG GTGCAGCAGCACGCCATGATGTCATCGCCCTCACCTGTGCAGGTGCCCACGCCGCAGATGCTGCCGCCTCCCCAGCCGTCGCCGCAGCCCCCCTCCTCCCAGCCCAACTCGGTCAG CTCGGGTCCGACGCCGTCTCCGGGGGGGTTCCAGCCCAGCCCGTCCCCCCAACCCTCCCCCAGCCCGGCCTCCTCCAGAACCCCCCAGCCGAGCCACGGCGTGTCCTCACCTGGACCGCTCAATACTCCAG gtaACCCCAGCTCGGTGATGAGCCCGGCCGGCGCCACGTCTCTGGAGGACCAGCAGTACATGGAGAAACTCAAACAGCTCTCCAAGTACATCGAGCCACTTCGCCGGATGATCAACAAGATCGACAAGAACGAAG acAGGAAGAAGGACCTGAGTAAGATGAAGAGTCTGCTGAACATCCTGACCGATCCAAACATCAG GTGTCCTCTGAAGACGCTGCAGAAATGTGAGATTGCtttagagaagctgaagaacgacATGGCCGTG CCGACTCCGCCCCCTCCGCCGGTTCCCACCAAGCAGCAGTATCTCTGCCAGCCGCTGCTGGACGCCGTCATGGCCAACATCCGCTCTCCGGTCTTCAACCACTCCCTGTACCGAACCTTCGCCCCCGCCATGAGCGCCATCCACGGGCCGCCCATCAC GGGCCCCAACATCTccgggaggaagaggaagcacGAGGAAGACGAGCGGCAGACCATTCCCAACATCCTGCAGGGGGAGGTGGCTCGCCTGGACGTCAAGTTCCTGGTCAACCTGGACCCGTCGTTCTGCAGCAACAACGGAACCGTCCACCTCATCTGCAAGCTGG atgatAAAAACCTTCCCAGCGTTCCACCTCTCCAGCTCAGCGTTCCTGCCGACTACCCGGATCAGAGCCCGCACTGGGCCGATGACGGAGAGCAGTACG GTGCGAACAGCTTCCTGCAGACGGTCCACAGAAACATGACgtccaaactgctgcagctgccgGACAAACACTCGGTGACGGAGCTGCTGAACACCTGGGCTCAGAGCGTCCGGCAGGCCTGCCTGTCTGCAGCCTGA
- the thoc6 gene encoding THO complex subunit 6 homolog isoform X2, protein MEPVELLHMSVFSQSFSPCGRFLAAGNSYGEIGLFSLAAALSPDATAANQKPVLTFTAHKGPVFSLLSNDCVLLSAGNGEISAWSWTELTKKNVKPLWTKRPNYKSGLEIPEINSMVLNPQDNSLVVGAGDNNVHVLDLEHGVFKTVLQGHTDYVHCVCVREREAELLSGSEDGAVRMWDSRTGQCVHCIEVYKYESCARPQYGKWISCVTTDSDWMLCGGGPSLSLWHLRSLSPTSMFPLSGCQRQAAFHQDKILAVGEGAFVSHCLLGGEVKAQIPCTPSSLNTLQLNSNSSEHRVLTVGGSSSHVDVFTNLSYRAFSLSF, encoded by the exons CTCCTCCACATGTCGGTTTTCTCTCAGAGCTTCTCTCCCTGCGGACGCTTCCTGGCTGCTGGAAACAGCTACGGCGAGATCGGCCTGTTCAG ccTGGCTGCAGCTCTGAGTCCGGACGccacagcagccaatcagaagcctgTTCTGACCTTCACAG CTCACAAAGGTCCCGTCTTCAGTCTCCTGTCCAACGACTGCGTCCTGCTGAGCGCAGGAAACGGCGAGATCAGCGCCTGGAGCTGGACTGAACTCACCAAGAAG AACGTGAAGCCTCTGTGGACAAAGAGACCGAACTACAA GTCTGGTCTGGAGATCCCAGAGATCAACTCCATGGTCCTTAACCCACAG GACAACAGCCTGGTGGTCGGCGCGGGGGACAACAACGTCCATGTCCTGGACCTGGAACATGGAGTCTTTAAG ACCGTCCTGCAGGGTCACACAGACTACGTGCACTGTGTGTGCGTCCGGGAGCGGGAGGCGGAGCTTCTGTCAGGCAGTGAGGATGGCGCCGTGAGGATGTGGG ACAGCAGGACGGGTCAGTGCGTTCACTGCATCGAGGTCTACAAGTACGAG AGCTGCGCCCGGCCTCAGTACGGGAAGTGGATCAGCTGTGTGACCACGGACTCTGATTGGATG CTGTGTGGAGGAGGTCCTTCGTTGTCTCTGTGGCATCTGCGCTCTCTGTCTCCGACCTCCATGTTTCCTCTGAGCGGCTGCCAGCGGCAggccgccttccaccaggacaAG ATCCTGGCGGTGGGGGAGGGTGCCTTTGTGTCTCACTGTCTGCTGGGCGGAGAAGTCAAAGCTCAGATTCCGTGCACACCGTCGAGCCTCAACACTCTGCAGCTGAACAGCAACAGCTCCGAGCACCGG gtgCTGACGGTgggcggcagcagcagccacGTGGACGTCTTCACCAATCTGTCGTACCGAGCGTTCTCGCTCAGCTTCTGA
- the thoc6 gene encoding THO complex subunit 6 homolog isoform X1 gives MEPVELLHMSVFSQSFSPCGRFLAAGNSYGEIGLFSLAAALSPDATAANQKPVLTFTAHKGPVFSLLSNDCVLLSAGNGEISAWSWTELTKKNVKPLWTKRPNYNRSGLEIPEINSMVLNPQDNSLVVGAGDNNVHVLDLEHGVFKTVLQGHTDYVHCVCVREREAELLSGSEDGAVRMWDSRTGQCVHCIEVYKYESCARPQYGKWISCVTTDSDWMLCGGGPSLSLWHLRSLSPTSMFPLSGCQRQAAFHQDKILAVGEGAFVSHCLLGGEVKAQIPCTPSSLNTLQLNSNSSEHRVLTVGGSSSHVDVFTNLSYRAFSLSF, from the exons CTCCTCCACATGTCGGTTTTCTCTCAGAGCTTCTCTCCCTGCGGACGCTTCCTGGCTGCTGGAAACAGCTACGGCGAGATCGGCCTGTTCAG ccTGGCTGCAGCTCTGAGTCCGGACGccacagcagccaatcagaagcctgTTCTGACCTTCACAG CTCACAAAGGTCCCGTCTTCAGTCTCCTGTCCAACGACTGCGTCCTGCTGAGCGCAGGAAACGGCGAGATCAGCGCCTGGAGCTGGACTGAACTCACCAAGAAG AACGTGAAGCCTCTGTGGACAAAGAGACCGAACTACAA CAGGTCTGGTCTGGAGATCCCAGAGATCAACTCCATGGTCCTTAACCCACAG GACAACAGCCTGGTGGTCGGCGCGGGGGACAACAACGTCCATGTCCTGGACCTGGAACATGGAGTCTTTAAG ACCGTCCTGCAGGGTCACACAGACTACGTGCACTGTGTGTGCGTCCGGGAGCGGGAGGCGGAGCTTCTGTCAGGCAGTGAGGATGGCGCCGTGAGGATGTGGG ACAGCAGGACGGGTCAGTGCGTTCACTGCATCGAGGTCTACAAGTACGAG AGCTGCGCCCGGCCTCAGTACGGGAAGTGGATCAGCTGTGTGACCACGGACTCTGATTGGATG CTGTGTGGAGGAGGTCCTTCGTTGTCTCTGTGGCATCTGCGCTCTCTGTCTCCGACCTCCATGTTTCCTCTGAGCGGCTGCCAGCGGCAggccgccttccaccaggacaAG ATCCTGGCGGTGGGGGAGGGTGCCTTTGTGTCTCACTGTCTGCTGGGCGGAGAAGTCAAAGCTCAGATTCCGTGCACACCGTCGAGCCTCAACACTCTGCAGCTGAACAGCAACAGCTCCGAGCACCGG gtgCTGACGGTgggcggcagcagcagccacGTGGACGTCTTCACCAATCTGTCGTACCGAGCGTTCTCGCTCAGCTTCTGA